Genomic segment of Alkalidesulfovibrio alkalitolerans DSM 16529:
CCTGCGGCGGAGACTGGAAGTTCTCGATGCGGATGTCGCCCGAGACGCCCATGGTGCGCACGCCGCCCGAGGACGAGCCCTGCTGCACCTGCCAGCCCTGCACGCGGTAGCCGTTGGGGTCCACGAGAAAGCCGTTGGAGTCGAAGCGGAAGTTACCCGCGCGCGTGTAATAGACTTCCTGGCTGTCGGAATTGCGCACGATGAAGAAGCCGGTGCCGCCGATGGCGATGTCCGTCGCCTCGGACGAGCTTTCATAGGGCCCCTGGGCGAAGTTGGAATAGATGGACGAGATGCCCACGCCCACGCCCACCTGTCCGATGCCAGCGCCAGTATTCTTGGACTGGTAGAACAGGTCCTGAAACTGCATGGTCGAGGATTTAAAGCCGATGGTGCTCGTGTTGGCGAGGTTGTTGCCGATCACGGACATCTTCGAGCTGTGGGCCTGCAGGCCGGAAATGCCGCTGTACAGGGAACCGGTCAGACTCATGTGGGTGCTCCTTTGCCGAACGCGTCGGGTGTGAATCAGGTCTGGTGAACGCGGGGAGGCGCTTACGCGGCCTCGCCGAGATCGTCCTCGTCGCCGGAGGAATCCTTCGAATCGTCGCTGGCGTCGTCCTCGTTCGCGGCGGTTTCCTTCTCCTTTGCCGTGCGGACCTCATGGACATCGTAGAGCGCCACGGAGCGGCCATCGGAGAGGTTGAGCATGACCGCGCCGCTCTCCATGAACACGCCGGTCACGCGCCCCTCCACCAGGGTGGAGACGTAGAGCCATTCGCCGTTGGCGTCCTCGGCGGTGAAGGCAACGTCGTAAGCGCCGTCCTCGCACGGGCTGTTGTCGCTGTCCTTGCCGTCCCAGGAAAAGGCGTATTCCCCGGACGAAAGCCCGCCCATATCGACGGAGCGCACGATGTTGCCGTTCTTGTCGTAGATGTGGGCAGTGACGTTGGTCGCGTCCTCGGGCACCACGAACCGCACTTCCGTGCTCTTGCCCTCGGCGAGGTGGATCCCGGACCCGGCGGCCAGCACGTCCATGCCGATGTAGGACGTGGCGCTCAGTTGCTGCATTTTGGCGAGCATGGCGGCCACGCCCTCCATGCCGCTCGAAATGTTCGTGAGCTGCTCCAGGGAGGAGAACTGCGCGAGCTGGCTCACGTACTCCTTGTCGTCCATGGGATTGAGGGGATCCTGATTCTTGAGCTGCGCCACAAACAGGGTCAGGAAGGCGTCCTTGCCCAGTTCGGTGCTCGACGACTCTCGCGCCGAGGACGAATACATGGAGTTCAGATAGCTGGTCGTGTCTACGTATGCGGCCATTGCGCGCCTCCTTGGGCAGTTCTCACGCTGTGTGGGAAAAGGGTTCGGTTTGCCGCGCGACGGCGGCGACGGCGAGGCGGGCGGCGCAAGTCAGGGCGATGTCGCGCAGCCATGCGTCGGATATGGCCCTTTCGGGCACGCCCGGCGCTCCGAGCATGCGGCGCAGGTCGATCACCGCCCTGCGGCAGTCGCCGCACACGGCCAAGTGCGATTCGATCCGGTCCCTACGGCTGCCACGCGCGCGGCCGTCCAGGTAGGAAGCCAGGTCGATCGCCTCGGGGCACGGCGAGTCCGGGGGTGTGCTTCTCAAACGCTGCATGCGTCCTCCTCGTCGCGGCCAGCTGTTCGCGGCTCGCAACCCAGATACGGAGGACGGGGGGGCATTCATCCAGGCGCGAGGAAAAAAATCGGCGGCTCCGCGCGAAGGCGCGGACCAAGGCCACGCCTGGTCCAGCCAGCATGGGGGAGAGAGGATTAAAGGCGGCTGCGTAAAGAAATGGAAAGGAGGGCGATGGAAAGGATAGCGACGATCAGGAAGGCAAAATCACGGCCTGACAGGGCGGCAAGAGGGGGAGGAGAAAGGGAACGCCCGGCGTCAGGCTGAAGCGGCGGGCCTCTTCGGAGACAATGGCAAGGCGAAACGGACCTCAAAGCCCTCGCCAGGCAGGTTGCGAGCCGAGACGTCGCCGCCGTGGGCCTCGACGATCCTACGCACGATGGAAAGCCCAAGCCCGCTGCCCGAAGGCGCGCCGTCGAGCGCGGCGCGCTCGAAGGGAGCGAAAATCGTCTCGATCCGTTCTTCGGGAACCCCTGCCCCCTCGTCGCGCACCATGACCACTGCCTGGTCGGACTCAATGAGAATGCGGACCAGGACCGGCGGCCGACCGTGGGCAAGAGCGTTGCGCACGAGATTGTCCAGGGCCCTCTCCACGAGCCGCACGTCGCCTCGGACGAACGGCCGGGCCAGGGGTTCCAGGGCCACGGCCCCGCTTCCGGCCAGGAACGCCGCCCGCGAAACCGCGGCTGCAGCGGCCTGGGCGAGATCGAAGGGGGCTTCCTGGGGAGCGGCCGCGGCCAGCCTGGAAAGATCGATCATCTGCCCGCGCAGGGCGGCCAGGGCCGCGTGGTCGGCCCGCATGCGCTCCATGGTCGCGGCGTCGGCCTGCCCGGCCGCGCAGACGTCCAAGGCCACGCCGAGCCGGGCCAGGGGACCAGCCAGTTCGTGCGATATCTCGCTGAAGAGCCGGTGCTCGGCTGCCACTACCTGCCGTTGCGCCTCGCGGCGCTCCATAAGCCGAATGTTGTCGGCCTGCACGGCCCGGACCTTGTCCATGAGCGAAGCGGTGAAGACCACGGCCTGCGCCAGGACCGCGAGCGCCAGCCAGGCGCTCACGTCGCGGGTCTGGATGGCGGGAAACAGGACCATCAGGGGCGGCAGCGCGGGCACGGCCAGGGCCAGGGTCCAGGCCAGCAAAAAAAGCCGCGCGGGCGCGAAACCCCGGCGCAAGGCAACGTATCCGACGGCCAGGGCGAGGAGCGGCGTGCCCAACAGCGCCGTCAGGAAGATCGGCCGAAGCGTGGGCGAGGGCCCCACGGCCAGCAACGGCAAAAATGCGGCCAGCGCGACCATGTAGATGCGCAGCGCCCTGTCGAGCCTTGGCATGCGGATCGTGGTGTGCAGAAACGAGCGAGTCAGGCCGATGCCGCAGATGAGCCACGCGCCAAGCAAAATGGGGATCATGGCCCTGAAATTCTGCCCCAGGGGAACGATCGGCCCGGCCACGTCGTCGAAACCGAACAGGAACGCGCCAGCCAAAAAGGCCAGCGATCCCGCATACCAGGCATGACCCGGCTCGCGCAGCAGGAGCCCGAAGAAGACGTTGACGATCCCGATGACCGCCAAGCCGCCGTAGAACGCCCCCAGGGCCAGCCCGCGAAGCGCGCTTCTGCCCGCGTGATCCTCGGCCGGGACGAGGCGCGGCGCGAACTTGAAGGGCCTTCCGCCTTCCGCGCGGATGTAGAACTCGCGCGGCGTGTTCTCGGGCAGGCGGAAATGGAGGAAGCGGCCGTGGCTGGACACGACGCGCGGCGCTCCCCCGGCAGGCGGAACCACGACGAGTTCGTAGCGCTGGGGCATGGAATTGGCGATCTCCACGACCAGCCCTCCGGACGGAGGGGGCCTGAGAAGGCGTACCCTGAACCACAACGCGGCGAACTCCTGCGCCTGGGACAGGAAGGGGGACGGCAAGGGACGGAAGGCATGCCCCAAACGCGCGATTTCCGAGGAAGCTATGTTTCCCTCGGGATCCGCAAGCCAGGCCACCTCAAACCAGATGGAGCCGTCCACGTCTCCTGCCTGCGCGCCTGTCACGAAGGCCGATATCTCGTGCGCCGAGGCTGGGCGGACGGCCGTGACGGACACAAGCGCGATCAGACACAAAAACGCGGTCAGGCCGCCCCAAAAGCTCCATCTGCGGCGTTGCTGCGAAAAATTCAAAGCCTCGCGTATCGGTAATACGCGTCGGCCTTGAATTTTTCTTGCGCCTTGCATCTGAAACTTTTTGAACGGCCTGAAATAAGAATTTGTCATCAAACTCGCTACGAGAGGCGCGATTCCGTCGGCGGTCAGGCCGCCCCAAAAGCTGCAAGAAGAGCCGTCACGGCTTGCGGCCTCAGGCATCATGGGGTGATCGACGGCAAAAGACGTAGCCGGTCCCGCGAACCGTTTTGATGTATTCGTCTCCGTCGGGATGGCGCCCAAGCTTTTGGCGCAGATTGCACACGTGCATGTCCACGCTGCGATCGAGCGGGATGAACGTTTTGCCGAGCACGTGCCGGGCTATCTCCTCGCGGCCGACCGCCTCGGGCGAGCGACGCACGAGCAATTCCAGCAGGCTGAACTCGGCCGAGGTCACGTCGATGGCCTCGCCGTCACGGCGCACGAGCATGCGCCCGGGATCGACGAACACCCCCGAAACCTCCACCGGCCCGCGCCTCGCCGGACGCGGCGAGGCGCGCCTGAGCACCGCCCTGATGCGGGCCGCGAGTTCGCGGGTGCTGAAGGGCTTGGTCAGGTAGTCGTCCGCGCCCATCTCAAGCCCCAGAACCTTGTCCAACTCCCCGTCGCGGCCGGTAAGCATGACCACGGGCGGGCCGCCCCTGCGCCGGAGTTCCCGAAGCACCTCAAAGCCGGTCAGGCCCGGAAGATTGATGTCCAAGAGCACGATGTCGTGCTCTCCCTTGAGCGCCACATCGAGCCCCATGGAACCCTCGTTCACGGCCTCCAGGGCCATCGACTCGTTCCCCAGGCTCTTTTCAAGAAGCCCGCACAAGTCCCTGTCGTCGTCGATCATCAGTACGGGTATCATGGGCATTCCTTCCGTGAGCTTACGACTCTCTCCAGCACAGCAAATACGACGCCATGCCGACGCCCCCGGACGTTGTTTATTGTCAACAAATGTAAGTGAACATCATGCCCCAAACACTTCGATACAAAAATACGACTCTTCATTGCATAATCCTGACATAACCAAGACCAACACATGCACTGCCAGCCTCGACGACTAAAAACACCTGCCATACCAGCTTCATGGCGACATGAGATAAAGCAGGAATGGTATCGGAGGCAAGGACAACATGGCTGGCAACGACATCACGATCACGCATCGCATGGCGAATGGTGATTCATCATCCTGGATCGAGTTCATGAAGGATAACGGATCATTCATGCAGACCGTGATCCAGCGCACCATCGCCCAATACGATGGATCGCGCTGCGACACGGATGTGGAAGACGCGCTTCAGGACGTCATGGTGCGACTGGTCGCCAACCAGGGACGACTCTTGCGCAGCTATGATCCCGAACGCGCCTCGTTGCGCACCTGGCTGGCCGTGATCGCCCGCTCGGCGGCCCTGGACGCGCTGCGCAAACGCCCGCGCGGCATGGTCGCGATGGACGATTCGATCATCGAGCAGATCGCCGACAAACCCCAGGAGACGGGCTCTGAGCGGCTTTTCCCCCATCCCGCCCTGAGTGGCCGCCAAAACGCCGTCATGGAACTGCTTTTCGACCACGACCTCGACGTGAAGGAGATCGCCAGGCTGCTCGACATCGGTTGCCAGACCGTGCGAAGCCTCAAGCACCAAGCCATAACCAAGCTGCGCGGGCTTGCCACGGCCACCGCCTGACCTCGCCCTGACCCGGCAGCAATTGCCGCCCGCCTGCCGCACGGGGAAATTTCTGCCGCTCTCCCCGATTCTGCCGCCAATGGCCGCGCAAACGTGCGGCGCCACGGCCCCGCCCGCGCAGAACCGCGCTGAAAGAACGGTGTTCATTTTTCCTACCTCCTCCCCTTGACCTTTTCCCAGGTTTGCTTATTTTGAAATCAGTTTCAAAAAAGGAGCAGCCATGGGACGCCACAGAAAATGCCGCCGCATCGAGGGCCGCTACGACGTGAGCTTCTTCAAGCCCAGGGGAATCCCCATGAGCGAGTTGACCGGCGTCTCGGTGCCCGTGGACGGCATCGAAGCCATGCGCCTCGTGGACGCCGAGGGCCTGAGCCAGGAGGAGGCCGCAGGCCGCATGGGCGTGTCCGCGCCCACGCTGTGCCGCATCCTGGCGGCGGCCCGCTCGACCGTGGCCAGGGCGCTTGCGGGCGGCATGGCTATCCGCATCGACGACCCGCGCAAGGAGACCGGCTCCGAGGACGCTGGCCCATGCCAAACCGCCATGGCGGCGTTCGCGGGTGACATCCCCAACGGCCCCGGCGGAACATCCGTGGACGGCGAGACCCCCGCGAGCGAGAGTTCCGAAGCGGCTCGCCCGAATCCGGGCGGCTCAGGCCGGGGCTGCCGGGGAGCGGGAGGAGGCAGGGGCAAACGCGGTTGCGGCAAAGGCTTTGGACACGGCCGGAAGTGATTTCAACATAACCCTGCAACGCCGCTGCGAGGCGGCCCACGGAGCGGACACGGTCCGCAAGGAGCAATGTCATGAGACAAGGAAACATGGGACAAGGATTCGGACGCGGTGGCAAGAGACGCGGCAACATGGCCGGACAATGCCGGTTCGGCTCTCCCGTCTTCGGCGGCGCACAGGACGGCCGCCAGGACCAGGAGCAAGGCTTCGAGCGCGGACAAGGCCAGGGCTTCAAGCGGCGCGGCGTGTTTTCCGTGACGCCCGCCGCTTCCGACGGCCAGACGGACGCGGCTGGGCAGCCCGAGGTACCCGAATCCGTGAGCGCCACGCCACGGCAGACCGACCTACAAGGCGACCGTGACCCGACCAGCGAGGACCAGCCCGCTCCCGGCGCCTTCGGCCAAGGCGGGCGCTGCCGCATGCTGAGACGGCGCGACGGCTCCTGCCGGGGGCTTGGCCGCTGATCCCGCCACCGTCCCGCCGCCTTCGACAGACACGGCCCCGGCCTCCAAAGACCGGGGCCACGGCGTTTCCGATTCACCCCGCAACTTCCCCCACGAGGCTCCACGCACACGCACCGCCGTCGCTTTCCGCCCCGCCATGCGTCTCTAACTTTCTCCCGCATCATTTTCGCTCGGAAGGTTGACGCGCCCCGGCCCAGGCATTATGCTCATATGAGCAAAAAGGAGAAAGGGGGTCTTTGTGCCGCGCCCACCCATCTGCCGCCGTATCGCCATCAGCCCCAGGGCCACCTATTTCAAGCCCAGGGGCGTGCCCTTGCGGGAGTTGAGCGAAAGCTATCTGCCCGTGGAAGGCCTCGAAGCGCTCCGGCTCGCGGACCTGGAAAACCTGACCATGGAGCAGGCCGCCGCGCGCATGAACGTCTCGCGCCACACATTTGGCCGCATCCTGGCCAAGGCCAGACGCGCCGTGGCCGACGCCTTGGTCAATGCCCGGGCGCTGTACATCGAGGGCGGCAAGTACACGGTCAGGCCCAACGACCGTGTGGCAGACGAACCACCAACAAAGGAGTCAGTCATGACCACAATCGCCGTCAGCGCCGAGGAACCCGGACTCGACGGCCCGGTCGATCCCCGTTTCGGCCGCGCCGCAGGCTTTGTGATCGTGGACATCGAAGCCGGAAGCGCGAGCTACGTGGACAACGGCGCATCCCAGACCATGGCTCATGGCGCGGGCATCCAGGCTGCCGAAATCCTGGCCCGAAGCGGCGCGGGAGTCCTGCTCACTGGCGTTGTCGGCCCCAAGGCCTTCGATGCGCTCACGGCTGCGGGAATCAAGATCGGCCAAGACATGGGCGGCATGACCGTGGGCCAGGCCGTGCAGCGCTATCAGGCCGGGCAGGTCGTTTTTTCCGACCGGCCGGGCAAGTAGCGCCATGATCGTCGCCATCGCCAGCGGCAAGGGGGGCACGGGCAAGACCACTGTCGCGGCCTCGCTCGCGGCCGTGTGGCCCCGGCCCGTGGTTGCCGTCGATCTCGACGTGGAGGAGCCCAACCTGGACCTCTTCCTTGCTCCCCGCATCGAAAGCATCGAGCACGCCTGGCTCGAAATTCCCGTGCCCGATCCGGTGCGCTGCACGCTCTACGGGGCCTGCACAGAGCTTTGCCAGTTCAAGGCCCTGGGCATCCTCGGCGGCAGGCTGGTCGTCTTTCCCGAGATGTGCCACGGCTGCGGCGGATGCCTGGGCATTTGCGAACATCAGGCCCTCTCGTCCGGCAAGCGCGAACTGGGCAGCGTGGAATCCGGCATGGCGGGCGATGCGCATTTCCTCATGGGCCGTTTGCGCGTGGGCGAGGCCATGAGTCCGCCCCTAATGCGCGAAGTACTGCGCCGTCTCTTTGCCCTGCTGGGCAAGGGGCCGTGCGACGCGATCATCGATGCGCCTCCGGGCGTGAGTTGCCCGGCCATGACCGCGGTGGCGGAAAGCGACTGCATCGTCCTCGTGGCCGAACCCACGCCTTTCGGATTTCACGACTTTGCCCTGGCCGTGGAGGCCTTCACGCCGCTTTGCAAGCCCATGGCCGTGGTCGTCAACCGCGCGGGGCTCGGCGACGACTCGGTGGAAAAACTCTGCCGCGACAAAGGGCTGCCCGTGCTGGCCCACATCCCCTTCGAGCGGGACATAGCGCAACGCTACTCCAGGGGAGAAGTCATCGCCCATGCCAGCGAGCGGCTCGGCGAAATCTTCGTCTCGCTGGCGGCGTCCATTCCGGCGCTCGCCGAGGAGCAATCCCATGCATGAAATCGTCGTGGTCAGCGGCAAGGGCGGCACCGGCAAGACGTCCATCCTCGCGGCCTTCGCCCACCTGGCCCCGAACAAGGTCGTTTGCGACCTGGATGTGGACGCGCCGGACCTGCACATCCTCCTGGATCCCCAAATCAATCGGCGCGAAGATTTCATCTCCGGCAACGAAGCGCGCATCGACCCGGCCGCCTGCGAAAGCTGTGGCATCTGCGCCTCGGTCTGCCGTTTCAATGCCATCTCGCCCAAGGACGGCAAGTTCGTCATCGATCCCGTGCGCTGCGAGGGCTGCAAGGTCTGCGTGGTCTGGTGCCCCGAAGGGGCGGTGGAGTTTCCCGAGCGGCGTTGCGGCGAGTGGTATCGAAGCGAGACGCGCTTCGGTCCGATGATCCATGCCCGGCTCTTCCCCGGTTCGGAGAATTCCGGCCGCCTGGTCACGCTTTTGCGTCGCGAGGCTCGCGCCCTGGCCGAACAGCACGGCCTCGAACTCATCCTGTCCGACGGCTCGCCGGGCATCGGGTGCCCGGTCATCAGTTCGCTTGGCGGCGCGAGCCTTGCCGTGGCCGTGACCGAGCCCACGCCCTCGGGAATCCACGACCTTGCGCGCGTGGCCGAACTCTGCGGCCACTTCCGGGTGCCCGTGGCCGTGATTGTCAACAAGCACGACCTCAATCCCGAACGTACCGCCGCCATCGAAAGTCTGTGCCGCGACAAGGGTTACATCCTGGCTGGAAAACTCCCCTTCGATCCGGCCATGACGAAGGCCATGCTCGAGCGCAAGGCCATAACCGAAATCCACGCTTCGCCCCTGGCCGGGACGCTGCGCGAGATATGGAACGCCATTGAGCGGGCCGCGCCGGGCGCGGATCGCGCGGGCGTTCACGAAACCACCAAAGGAGAACTGGTGTGAGCACAACCCTGATCGCAATTCCATCGGAACAGCCCGGAGGGCTCCTCGCCCCCGTCGGGCAGCACTTCGGCCATTGCGAACTCTTCACCCTGGTCGAAGTAAAGAACGGCGAAGTGTCCGGCGTCACCACGCTGCCGAACATGCCGCACGAGCACGGCGGCTGCATGGCCCCGGTCAACTACCTGGCCCAGAACGGCGTGAACGCGCTCATCGCGGGCGGCATGGGCATGCGGCCGCTCATGGGCTTCTCGCAGGTCGGCATCGACGTCTTCCTGGGGGAAGTCGGACAGCCCGTCTCGCGGGCCGTGGAGGCGTTCCTCTCCGGTGGCCTGCGCCGCTTCTCGCCCGAGTTCACCTGCGGCGGCCAGGACTGCGGTTCCTGACGAAACTTCAGGAGGAGGCTCCGGCCTCCTCCTGACCTCCTCCGCCAGGGGGCAGGCCGTCCCAAAAGCACCGTCTGCTGCGTTGCCGCGAAAGCGCCGACCCCTCGCGTATGTCATATACGCGTCGGGCCCGGCGCTTTCTTGCGCCTTGCATCCGGCGCCTTTGGAACGACCTGCGAAACATCGGGATCCGGGGAAATCATCTCCCCGGGGGTGAGCCTCCGGCGGGATGCGGGGCAAAGCCCCGATTCGACAGTCCAGGCGAGGCGTCAAAAACCGCGAGGGCAAGGCGAGAGAGGCGGGCAAGGCCGACGCGTATTACAAATACGCGAGGATTTGCCCGGCTCGAAACAACGCAGCCATCGCGGATTTTTCACGCCTCGGCGCAGGTGGTGCGTTTTCAGCGGCCCCCGGCAGAGCGGTTGAGGCTCAGGGTAGGACAGGCCGCGTTCTGCGAGACATAGGCCAGCACGGAATCTGCCTCAGGTTCGAAGACGCTGTTTTCGGCGCGGCGATGGGCCATGACGATCAGGTCCGCCTCCGTATCGAGGGCGTGCTCGACAATGGTTTGGCGGGGCTCCCCGGACGAGACGTCGAAGGCCTCGAAGGGGCGCCCGGCCACGTCTTTGGCGTAATGCGCGGCCAGGGTGCGCCGGATGTCGCCGACGGCCTCATCGGTCAGCGGCCGAGGCGACTCGACCACATGCAGGATGCGCAGCTTGGCCTCCAGCCCCTCGGCGAGCTCGGCCGCGTAACGCACTGCGTGATCCGATTCGCGCGAGAAGTCCGTGGCCGCGAGGATGCGAGAAAATCGAAGCGGCATACGGCCAAACGGCTTCGATACGACGAGCACCGGGCAACGCGCGCCCAGACAGAGACGGTTCAGCGTGTGCAGATGTCTGGCCCGGTCCTGAGAGAATGGCTTGCCCTCCTCCATATCCCAGCCCGCCACGATGAGGTCCGCGCCCATACGCCAGGCGAAGCGCTGCGCCTCCACTTCCGTGAAGCCGCAGGTCGTCTCCACGGCGCATCCGGTCCCGCCGCCCAGGCGCTCGCGGAAATACGCCTCCAGCACGGCCTTGCGCTCTTCCGCCTCCTCTGGCGGCGGCGTCCCGAAAAGCGTATCCCAGCAATGCCCGGCCTCGTGCAGCACACACAAGACGTACAACCTGGCCCGGCAGTGCGAGGCCAGGGCCACGGCCGCTTCGGACGCGTCCGCGCACATTCCCGACGGCGTGATCAAAAGCACTATACGCTGAAACATGCTCCACCTCCCTCGCCTTGCGAGGCGCTCTTCAGGCAGCTCCGCTGGTCATCCGAGACACTTGGTCCCGCGCCAAGGCGACCGCCTCGGCCAATTCATCGTCTGTGATGGGACGGCAATCCTGAGCCAGGATCCCGATCTTTTCGCCGGAAAGGCCGTTCGCCGACGCAATGCACAGCGTGTCCACCTCTCCCGAGGCGGGCAGTCGGCCACATCCTCCCACGACACCCAGAAAATCCCCATTCACCTTCACAGGCACGCAGAATTTGCAAAGCCCCGCGTCGCACTCGCCCGAAACGGGCAAGCCCGTTTCCCTGGCCTGGCGCATGAAATGACCGTTGGCCACGGCGCAAATAGCACTGGCCGAGGCGGGGTTGTCCTTGATGACAGGACACAAGGAATTGCCCCAATTGACAAAGGTCGTCACCCTTGCTCCATTCGCGTCGAAGGCTGCGGCGTTCATGCCGTAGCGCTCATGAAGCAGCTTTTCCAGCCGCAGCAGGTCGGCCCCGAAGCGTTCGCGCAGCATATCCATGAAACCCTCCATGTTCCGTTGCAGCGTTCAATATGAAAAGAGATACCGAGGCGTCAGGCGCAGGCTCTCGGAGCTTGGCCGGGCGGAGCGATGCTCCTTTGCATGGCCGCGCGGCGCGGCGGCGACGCGGTGAAACCTTTTAAGATCGACGGAGGTTCGTAAGCGCAGCCGGGCAGGACCAGTCGCGAGAGATCGCCCATCGAAAGCGCGCAGAGCACGTCCATGACCTGCCCGCCGACCCAGGGCATGACCGCCACCCCGGCCCCGGAAAGAAGCCGCGCAAGACTCGGGCACAAGCCTCCGCAAACCAAGAGGTCCGTCCGGGCCGCGCACAGGATGCGCACTACCTCCTCGGCCGCGTCGCCGTCCTGCACGTCCATGTCGCTCGCCTCGGGCCGAGGCGCGAACCCCCGCGCCTCGAAGACGCCCCTGACGGCCTCGAAAAACCTGAATTCGGCGGCATTCTCGAGCAGCACGGCGATCCGGTCCCGATATGTGGCCAGGCACACGCGCATCGGCCATTCTCCCGCGCGTTCGGGCCAAAACCACCGCCCTTGAACGCCTCCGCGCAGGTCATTCAGGGCCGTGGCTACCCTCCGCGACGTCGATGCTTGAGCATGGCTCGTGCCATGCTGGAATCGTATTCAATACCGATTGGTTATGGGTGTTGGCGAGCGTCGCGCCACAGGCCGCGGGCGGTGGAAA
This window contains:
- a CDS encoding nucleotide-binding protein yields the protein MIVAIASGKGGTGKTTVAASLAAVWPRPVVAVDLDVEEPNLDLFLAPRIESIEHAWLEIPVPDPVRCTLYGACTELCQFKALGILGGRLVVFPEMCHGCGGCLGICEHQALSSGKRELGSVESGMAGDAHFLMGRLRVGEAMSPPLMREVLRRLFALLGKGPCDAIIDAPPGVSCPAMTAVAESDCIVLVAEPTPFGFHDFALAVEAFTPLCKPMAVVVNRAGLGDDSVEKLCRDKGLPVLAHIPFERDIAQRYSRGEVIAHASERLGEIFVSLAASIPALAEEQSHA
- a CDS encoding RNA polymerase sigma factor, translating into MAGNDITITHRMANGDSSSWIEFMKDNGSFMQTVIQRTIAQYDGSRCDTDVEDALQDVMVRLVANQGRLLRSYDPERASLRTWLAVIARSAALDALRKRPRGMVAMDDSIIEQIADKPQETGSERLFPHPALSGRQNAVMELLFDHDLDVKEIARLLDIGCQTVRSLKHQAITKLRGLATATA
- a CDS encoding PocR ligand-binding domain-containing protein — encoded protein: MLRERFGADLLRLEKLLHERYGMNAAAFDANGARVTTFVNWGNSLCPVIKDNPASASAICAVANGHFMRQARETGLPVSGECDAGLCKFCVPVKVNGDFLGVVGGCGRLPASGEVDTLCIASANGLSGEKIGILAQDCRPITDDELAEAVALARDQVSRMTSGAA
- a CDS encoding zf-HC2 domain-containing protein, which translates into the protein MQRLRSTPPDSPCPEAIDLASYLDGRARGSRRDRIESHLAVCGDCRRAVIDLRRMLGAPGVPERAISDAWLRDIALTCAARLAVAAVARQTEPFSHTA
- a CDS encoding universal stress protein — translated: MFQRIVLLITPSGMCADASEAAVALASHCRARLYVLCVLHEAGHCWDTLFGTPPPEEAEERKAVLEAYFRERLGGGTGCAVETTCGFTEVEAQRFAWRMGADLIVAGWDMEEGKPFSQDRARHLHTLNRLCLGARCPVLVVSKPFGRMPLRFSRILAATDFSRESDHAVRYAAELAEGLEAKLRILHVVESPRPLTDEAVGDIRRTLAAHYAKDVAGRPFEAFDVSSGEPRQTIVEHALDTEADLIVMAHRRAENSVFEPEADSVLAYVSQNAACPTLSLNRSAGGR
- a CDS encoding DUF134 domain-containing protein, whose amino-acid sequence is MGRHRKCRRIEGRYDVSFFKPRGIPMSELTGVSVPVDGIEAMRLVDAEGLSQEEAAGRMGVSAPTLCRILAAARSTVARALAGGMAIRIDDPRKETGSEDAGPCQTAMAAFAGDIPNGPGGTSVDGETPASESSEAARPNPGGSGRGCRGAGGGRGKRGCGKGFGHGRK
- a CDS encoding DUF134 domain-containing protein: MPRPPICRRIAISPRATYFKPRGVPLRELSESYLPVEGLEALRLADLENLTMEQAAARMNVSRHTFGRILAKARRAVADALVNARALYIEGGKYTVRPNDRVADEPPTKESVMTTIAVSAEEPGLDGPVDPRFGRAAGFVIVDIEAGSASYVDNGASQTMAHGAGIQAAEILARSGAGVLLTGVVGPKAFDALTAAGIKIGQDMGGMTVGQAVQRYQAGQVVFSDRPGK
- a CDS encoding sensor histidine kinase, whose translation is MTGAQAGDVDGSIWFEVAWLADPEGNIASSEIARLGHAFRPLPSPFLSQAQEFAALWFRVRLLRPPPSGGLVVEIANSMPQRYELVVVPPAGGAPRVVSSHGRFLHFRLPENTPREFYIRAEGGRPFKFAPRLVPAEDHAGRSALRGLALGAFYGGLAVIGIVNVFFGLLLREPGHAWYAGSLAFLAGAFLFGFDDVAGPIVPLGQNFRAMIPILLGAWLICGIGLTRSFLHTTIRMPRLDRALRIYMVALAAFLPLLAVGPSPTLRPIFLTALLGTPLLALAVGYVALRRGFAPARLFLLAWTLALAVPALPPLMVLFPAIQTRDVSAWLALAVLAQAVVFTASLMDKVRAVQADNIRLMERREAQRQVVAAEHRLFSEISHELAGPLARLGVALDVCAAGQADAATMERMRADHAALAALRGQMIDLSRLAAAAPQEAPFDLAQAAAAAVSRAAFLAGSGAVALEPLARPFVRGDVRLVERALDNLVRNALAHGRPPVLVRILIESDQAVVMVRDEGAGVPEERIETIFAPFERAALDGAPSGSGLGLSIVRRIVEAHGGDVSARNLPGEGFEVRFALPLSPKRPAASA
- a CDS encoding NifB/NifX family molybdenum-iron cluster-binding protein — protein: MSTTLIAIPSEQPGGLLAPVGQHFGHCELFTLVEVKNGEVSGVTTLPNMPHEHGGCMAPVNYLAQNGVNALIAGGMGMRPLMGFSQVGIDVFLGEVGQPVSRAVEAFLSGGLRRFSPEFTCGGQDCGS
- a CDS encoding ATP-binding protein — encoded protein: MHEIVVVSGKGGTGKTSILAAFAHLAPNKVVCDLDVDAPDLHILLDPQINRREDFISGNEARIDPAACESCGICASVCRFNAISPKDGKFVIDPVRCEGCKVCVVWCPEGAVEFPERRCGEWYRSETRFGPMIHARLFPGSENSGRLVTLLRREARALAEQHGLELILSDGSPGIGCPVISSLGGASLAVAVTEPTPSGIHDLARVAELCGHFRVPVAVIVNKHDLNPERTAAIESLCRDKGYILAGKLPFDPAMTKAMLERKAITEIHASPLAGTLREIWNAIERAAPGADRAGVHETTKGELV
- a CDS encoding flagellar hook assembly protein FlgD, giving the protein MAAYVDTTSYLNSMYSSSARESSSTELGKDAFLTLFVAQLKNQDPLNPMDDKEYVSQLAQFSSLEQLTNISSGMEGVAAMLAKMQQLSATSYIGMDVLAAGSGIHLAEGKSTEVRFVVPEDATNVTAHIYDKNGNIVRSVDMGGLSSGEYAFSWDGKDSDNSPCEDGAYDVAFTAEDANGEWLYVSTLVEGRVTGVFMESGAVMLNLSDGRSVALYDVHEVRTAKEKETAANEDDASDDSKDSSGDEDDLGEAA
- a CDS encoding response regulator transcription factor, whose translation is MIPVLMIDDDRDLCGLLEKSLGNESMALEAVNEGSMGLDVALKGEHDIVLLDINLPGLTGFEVLRELRRRGGPPVVMLTGRDGELDKVLGLEMGADDYLTKPFSTRELAARIRAVLRRASPRPARRGPVEVSGVFVDPGRMLVRRDGEAIDVTSAEFSLLELLVRRSPEAVGREEIARHVLGKTFIPLDRSVDMHVCNLRQKLGRHPDGDEYIKTVRGTGYVFCRRSPHDA